In Lycium ferocissimum isolate CSIRO_LF1 chromosome 7, AGI_CSIRO_Lferr_CH_V1, whole genome shotgun sequence, the sequence tttttaaaaaaaaaagttgaagatgCAAATCATCTAAGTTGTGAttctatattttaaaatatatacattcttatgattttatctaTATACATAATAGATTTTGTATGTGCACGTAAAAAAGTTACTATCTCTTTATCTTAACTAtgtttataataaaatttaattttaaatccataaatattttatcacCGCGCGAAGAGCGGACAAATTTACTAGTTAAAATATTATACTTATGTCCATTTTAATTCGggatatacaattcaaattttGAGAAGAATAGTTGAAAGACACTATGGTGTGTTGTATACCTCAAGGTATACAACCCACATATCTGCTGGGTGTTCTAAATATTTGTCTCCAAATAAGTATAGAgtgtaatatttttaaaaatagggaTTTCACATAATTTTATTCACTGCCTAAGCACACCCCATAGAtgttcttttctttaaaaaagaaattttttatgtTGTAAATGTTCTTTAGAATTCTAATTCTCGATATATCTAATGCCAGATTTAGTATTGTTTATTCCTTAAGCATCGTTTGATTCAAAACTAGAATTATAATTCTGGGACTATATTTAGACTTATAACTAGGGTTGTTTATCCCGCCTTTTATATGAAATAGATATTTTCTTGTTATGGTATAcaatttattttggttttaaGCAATTCCTTCAACCAAATACAGGACAAATTAATCCCAAAATTTTATCGAGATAATCTACTTAATCCCTTCAGCCAAACGGCCTCTTAGGAATTTGGAGGCGGaatgggtggggtggggggagtTTGGCTGGATTCTTAATTAGTGTCAAAATCACTCGCAAGTTGTGTTCAAAAGTAATCACAAAAATGTTACATTGGATTTTTTTAAGCATGAGAATTTTAATGCTGTCAACTCAAGATAAACAGAGGGAATGAAGTTATCACATTTGGAGAATtcttattataataatattatccACATCTCTTAAAGTTATCAAACTTTTtagtttgcgatctacacatttaaacatacatcttttggccttttcatgtcGACATAGTATCTTTTTAAGGATAGACATTTCGACTATTTTAGTCCTAGTTGTAACAAACTTGCAAACCAACTGATTGGTCCTATGTAAATTATTATCGAGATAAAGTTTTCACCACTTTAATATATCAACGCTACTAACATAAGAGgcacagaagaaaaaaaaaaaagaagaagaaacaataCACAGACAGAAATCTTTACTTCCTTATTTGGCTTATTTGACGCATATCTTATTTAATCGGACCAAAGAATTTTCAGTGCTTCAAATATGTTCTTAAGTTTGAGATGTGAATAAAACTCAATTTAAAGAGGAATATGGGCCTTTGGTTTCTTTATTGGCAATATTTTGTGTTTTAAATTAGTCGagagtttttttgtttttaccttGAAAAACATACAATTACTTCACGGGGATTTAGCATATATCAATGCATGGTATAAATACTGTTGTTGCTTTTACGTTACTCAAATAAGTGTCATATTTTTACGCAGGTCTTACATAAAGAGGTTAGGTTATTTCGGAATATATATTCATAAATACTATTGTTGCTTTGACTTTTCTCACATCAGTGACATATTTAATTCTACGCATGTCTTACATTAAAAAGATTAGGTTATTTCGAAAAGTATATTCAATCAACTCTAATTCTTTTGCCCATCAGTATTTTAGAAGATTTCACAAAACCATTGTCACTTTCCTGCTTTTCGAAAATATTTTAGTCGATGAAATAGTAATATATTAATGTTGTTGTCGTATCTTTAGTAATTCCTACCACCCATAAAATTTTGCCGAAATAAGTTGTTTTAGTTTTGCTTAAACTAATACGTAGTAGATGTTTGTATTATTGTCGAAACAAGAGAAGGATTAAAATGAGAGAAAGTGCACATGGAAGGTTTCTAACTTTCAGGCAAGTGCTCGTATTTTATCCACCAAATACggaatatttttctctcttaatTTATACTAAGCCATATAATTTGAGTATCTTAGGACTATTGGAATCCAATGCAGATTTTATAATGTGAAGGACTAGTTTACTTGCTTCCTTATGGGGTTGGTTATTATAGAAGGAAGCCATTATTCTAGTTATCATaactatcatcattatcattgttgttatcgCAAGTAGATTACttttaattattgttgttataaaaattattacaaATTTCTCTACAGAGATCAGACCTAAAATTAGGtcatataaaagtaattaaaataaaagtgtcTCAAGAcgtacactttttttttccttgcttAAGAAGGTATGCTTTAATTATTATCATAacttactctttcctttttcttttcaaaaaagttgAGATATACTAGTACAAGAGGTACGCTTTAATTAGTACCATAATAGTTAGTGGGGAAATTTTCGATCATCAATCCATAATGACGAATTAACTTTTTATATTGTTTTGGACAAATAAGTCGGAAAGTAAAAATAGTGATTGGTacgtggaaaaaaaaaaatggtggttGATAAGACCGAAGGAAAGAGATGGAGTTAGTGGAAATTAGGGATAAGGATAATAGAATGATTGAAAAGCTTTCTTCTCATGTTTTTACACTTTATGGAGTAATAAAGTTAAAAAGTTGTTTTTgaggatatatatgtatttgtctaAAGGGAATTCATCAGCAACCTTTATTCTCACTTTTGATTATTAATAATCAAAAGACAGTCAACCTTTCAcgtttttgaaaagaaaatttgggtCAAATACTCAAAAATATAGATGGACTTCCCTTACGTGAGAAATTTCACCTTCTTTTGCTATAATAAGTAGAATTCAAGCGCATTATATATTGcgtaaataaaaagataaacgAAAAGTTAGAACTTTATTATAGCTCAGAATTCAAATTCGGGTTAGTTATTTCttgtttgtcttttttttttctttttttctttttggcaaaTTGGCAATCATAAGGAAATTCTTAATTTTAGTAAGAATTGAGTAGTTTGAATAAATTGTGATGATTACGAAATCAATGCGTTGCCTATCTTCTAAAGGATGGTCACTATCTTTCACTATCTTGATCAATTaacggaaaaagaaaaataagaatggAAAAAGAACTTATCTTTCATTTTGAAATTGTGACATTATTAGGCTATTAATTAAATATCTCATCAAATGTTTTGTGTATCTGTGTGATGAAAAGTGCTTGCGAATAGATTCAGATTATAACAATTTATGTATCTTTTGGGTCAAAATTAACTTGTTAGAGTTATATGCCTTTAGAAATTGTAGAGAATTTGATCTCGTGTTGGAGAATTTCGGATACATATAGTTAAATGGATGGAGCGATATAAATAGTGATTATTTATTCAACGTTCCTTACTAGCTTGGAGTTGAACAGTAGTTTTATTCGTCATTGTAATATTCTCTTCATCCTAACTTATTGATATGGTTAGACTTTGGAGGTCAAACTTTATTAAGTAGATCATGAGTCTTTAAATGCTATAAAGAATATTCAACAAATATTATCACAGCAAtcaacaaatattttgatatgcttCAAAGAATACCTTAATGTTGTAGGGATTTAGTAGTttagttggttggctacctgaattTTCACCTTGTTGTTAAGTGTTCGAATCTCcacgttgtaatcccctccccatttccccttttccgtaccccctatgtaataatttttttttctttaaaaaaaaaataccttaatgTTAACTCTACCTCAAATAAAACGGTAGCATAAATTTTAACAGCAAGAAATACTTATTTCcattttgaatttaattttgCCTCGACCTTAAGAAATTCAAGTTTAATTCTTTTGACATTGAATAGTCAACACGTTTACAGAGTTTGCAACATCTGGAAGAATTTAAATGCCTTCATACGAAAATAACCTTGCAACCACCaataaaacaaatattttttcgAATTAACCATAAATCATCTTCagaaatttttgaatcaaaactAGTAGTCGAGGAAACTTGAAATCGTGGAAAACGTTAATAATCAACCAAGAATTCTTGCATGGTGGACCAACTTTTCTTAACATTTGTTGACAtatgaaattttcaaatatttatcaGAATAATAGTCCCGTCTTTGTCTTCAAATTGATAGGACACTTTAAAGCTATAAAAAATGGTAATGATTTGACCATTAATAGTCCACAAATTGAACATAGCATGCATCTTtcgttttctattttttttcaatgGATCTGAAACTCTTAAATACGAATTCTGCTATCTCTTTCGTACTAagcaaatttgtggtcttttttaccaaatttttcaattttcccctTTGAATACTTTTTGAAATAGTTCTAGAAAGCTTCTTTTCACTATTTCTGGAGCTATATCATCTTTATGGGAAAAGAAAAATCCTTGGGGagaagtttttattttattatgttgtCTTTGTGAAAAAGATATATGAACTTGAATACGTCAATAATTGTGTCCATCTGCAAATTTCCCAAAAGAACTAAATTTTTGCCAGTGCCCAAATAATTACACATAATATTGTTGTTTAATCTAATCAACACGCATAACAAAAAATACCTGGCCAGAAAATTCAGTGCATATTAAAGGGTTACAATTTTTCTTatggaattttttaaaataggatTCGATTCAACTGTTTGCTGTAGAAAACAATAAAATTTATGGTGGTCGAAATCTTGAACTTGTTACAGATATACCAGCTATTTATCAAATTTATGACATTGTTACAAATATAAAGTTTCAACTTATGTGGGGTATAGTTTGTTTAATTTATTGACtttagaaaaagaataaaagagagagaagaataaTTTGGAAGATACCTCTAAGAAAAGGCAACAATTATTGAGTAAGCCAGCCTATTCTGAATAgatcaaaaaaattgtccagTGCCCATATGTCTATGGAATCTCTTTAGCTTTTGCCTATAGACCTTGAGAATTGGTCAAGTTTTAGAAATTCAATAGATGTGTAACAATTTAAGTTGAGATTCCTTCTCAAATTGTGAAGTCCTCCAACCTCATCATTGCTgtccaaagaaaaaagaaaaagccaGAACCAAagattctttcctttttccccaAATACTGTAAAAATAATTACACATTTATCTCAAGCGAGTTGAGATCAGCTATATGTATCTCactatttatgttatttacGTCCCTTCATTTAAGTTCATCTTTAACCAAAATAACACATAATTTTAGTTTCTCTAACACTAGAAGTTCTCATTTTACTGGCGTTTAGGTCTCTAACAAGGCTAAGGGGgcatttgtttttattaagattaagatGTCTGAACCTGAATACGCATCTGAATATTAAAATGTCGTCTCTAGATCTGAATGCTGAATtattaagactgtttgttttttcaacatttgaatatgtaaaaatctatcTATATTTatcaaacataataaatatataattcaaataagaattaattaaatatcatatcaataaagtattaaaaatcttaattgaaacaaaataaaatcataaattgcAATTCCTTCGTCTTGTGGATTTGAATTTAATCTTCGCAAACTTTTCTGTGTTCCTACTCAATTTGGGTGTAAATTATACCCAAGATGCATCTAATAATATCATATTGAAATCTGAGGATGGCATGTCAAATACTAAGCAGGGAagaattgagaaagaaaaacaacTCCTCAATACTGTTTTTATGCAAAATAAAGTGCCCCTTCgacttttgaaaatatttacagCAAATTAGCATAAGGGTAGTAGTTTAAGTTGGATTTTGCCATGGCTATGCCCACAACATTGATATCTTTGATTTGAGCCACCATTCTATTGCAaacagaaaatcaaaaaaaataaaactacaaAAGATATTGttttccaacaacaaccaaaaacacatAAAGCTTTACAAAAGAAAGCAGGTAAAGTTTTTGAAATCTAATATTAAAGAGAGAAGGTTTCGCTAGACGATAGTTGAAGAAAGAGAGGCGGGCACGGTTGATAgtcggagagagagagagtccgTAAATAAAATGGTAAGAGTAGAATCTGAAAGCTATTCAGACTCTTTCACAGATCTGAGCGATTCAGACTCATTCAGATATAATAAgagattttaaaatataaaaaacaaataCACTTAATGAGGTGAGATCTGAGGTGAGATCTGGACCATTCAGATTCAGAGCctcattaagtgcaaacaaatgaggccagATTGTGAGTAGATTAAAGACTCCTATTGAGCATttaccccctgtttggatggtggtttcccgtggttcattaatgtatggttttctatgaaaccatgtttgtttccattgttcttaaaattatgtggtatggtgttgtaaacccgTGGTTCAtcccatggttatataaccatgaaaagtcccaatttttgtaaccacggatttggtggtttttccgtggttacgtatttcatttctccattataccccccgccctccaccatccaccccacccTGCTACCActcaccccaccccaccccaccccaccccgccctaccacccacccccaccctcaaCTACCCCACTCCTCTGCCACCAACCACCACCCACTACGCCTCACCACCGCCCAACCTCTTTACAACCACTCagccccaccctaccacccactacccccaaCCTCATTCCACATTccacccacctcacaccacccacccctccaccacccccacccactacctacttatttttggaAGTTCCTACTTTATTCTTtacctgagttttattaatatatataaactaatttctaattaagagttaaaggtattttagtaaaattacaagttattatacagtcaaaccaaacaatacaaatgttattaaaccacaacaaatacagtctatccaaacattgtgttcattaatacagtacaatacaatacaacaccatattgTACATtgatgaaccacgggaaacaaccatccaaacagagggttAATCTAAAGTAAACATattaccaagaaaaaaaaaaagttaatctcAACGGGGTGATGGGATCACCtttgtaaattattttcttccatcaTGTCCCTATTTTTCTTTGAGTTTGCTTGGATTCTGAGAGATTTTAAGACTTTTGAAACAACTTCATTTGATGTAAGATTATGTCCTAGTTTTCATCTTCTAACACCCTAATCAACATAGTTTTATAGCTACACAGTAATGCATATGAAAGTCGACGCAAAACATGGCCAAACCATCTCAAGCGATCATCTCTTATATTATTCTACGTTCACGTCGTTGTAAATCTGTGGGTGGCTCAGCTTGTAGATCTAAAATTGGCTGGTATCAACTTAAATTATACTAAAAAATTCTTTTCCAGGGTCAGCCAAACGCAGTGGACACAATTTATTGAAGTTATCCCTTCTGGACCATGTATAGAAAAGGCCAGATTGTGagtagattttagttagatgagGCATGATGAGGGTGGGACATAGAGCAATAATTTCACATGTTAAAACCAACCTTCTATCATTGACACGGGACATCAAAGTTGAGGATGCAATAGGCAAACATAAGAATTCTCAATAAAAGCTCTCATTGGCCAGCAAATAACTGACATACTAAAAAATAGTCAGCTCTTGCAGAAAATAATGCACTTCAAGTGACCCTTTCAACTTAAAATAAAGGCACCAATAAGGAGAAGACAAATAGATTGCACTTATTTGGCAATTTTAAGGTAAAAGGATAATGCTATTATTGTACATACAACTCAAGAATTTGAACCAAGTCATGTACAGATCAAGAAAGGATGGATATCTCACTTGGAGAAACCCTCTAAAGCCTCAATAATTACACTCATAATTTGCCTGTCACAGCTCACTATCATTCATAATTTTTCTATTCAAGAATATTATATAGGCAAACCCCAAAAGTGGAAAAGgcagggggtggggtggggaaATTTAACAAGGGAAGAGAAAAGGGGTGAAATGGGATGCCTCATAAACTAACCTCATAGATAACAAGACAATTTTACAGCCTCTACTATTGTATGAAGTGCTTGTGAAAACAAGAAAATGGAGTTTCTTATAAGAGCTATATATCAACAGCATCGACTGGTAAGGATGTTGTTCTGTGAAGTGAATTTGGAAGCAATGTTCTGGTGAAGAAACTCTTTGCAGTACTAACCATGTCCCTGACGTTTGGGGAACCTTTGATCGCCTCACATTTTCGGGCCCTTTGGGATACCGAAATGGGGCAGCTATTAGTGACAAGTCCATTTGATTCTGAACTAATGGTCTTACCACAATCAGAAGATTTTAGCAGAGTTTCAAGACATGAAGTCCTATtctttgtcttcttctttttcctcttaGAGGAACCTGTAGGAGGCTTTGAAGCTTTTGGTGGAAGTCCTAAGTGTTGATCTTTTAGCTCCCTTAATTTTATCTGGTAGTTCGCTTTGAGCCATCTCATTTCCTGCTCAATCAAGTGCTCATACTCAGATATTTCATTAGATGCAGGAATTTCACCTAAAGAACGGGGATTCGATAAAGATCTGACTAAACTTTTTGCACCTGACTCTTTCTGACCTTCTGTTGAATGGTCGTGATCCAATTTCTCACCTTCTTCAAGGGAATGACTCTCCTCAGATCCCACCGAACTGCATTCGAAGCTTTCATGCCGATCCCAAATCTCTGTATGATGGAAACCATTCATTTTGAACAAATTGTAATGGACACCATTAATATGGCTTGATGATGTTGGTTCATCAGAATAAGTCGAAATAATAGGCCGAGGACTGTTAGATTGATACGTAACCTCTTCAAACCGACCATGTGTAGCAGCACATCCATTGCATTCCGCTAGCTGCAAATTTTGAGCAGCTGGATTTTTTGACAGGAAATTCATGAACGAACCAATAGAGGAATTGTTGGACGAACAGTTGCGACAGAAACTAGCAGAATTTGCAAAGCGAGGGGTTTCTTCTATTCCTGGCCCTGGCTTCCAGTCGGGTTCTAATTTGGAAATCTCACCATCAATCATATCGGCTATTTTTGTAACATCCTGATCAGTTATATCCAATTCGGACACCATTTCAGTTGCAACAGTTAATGCTGTATCATATTCAACATCAAATGGGAAATATATATTCCTGATACGGTCTGCAAAGACACGAATTTTCAGCTCATGATAAGCATAAACAATAAGTTCAAGAAACTAAAATATTGCTGCTTACCTTCTTTGTCTGCAATTCTAAGTCTTAAAAAGATGCTAccatcttctcttctcttcccTTTGATAGTTATATCCAAATCTGCGGAATGTTCGTCGTGATCATCATCGTTATACTCGAAAAGTTCAATTCCAGTTTGCTCATATTCATTTGGATCAGATGCCCATTCATTCGGATCATCAAAACCATAATCGTTGCAGTATCCATTGTAGGCGCCATTACGAAAAGATTTTCTATCATAATCTAGTCCACGACCAGGCTTCCTTAGCAGAGGGTTCATATAATCTAGTTCTCTCCTGGACTCTGTAGGTCTTATATCTGATTCATTATCATCAATTTGGAGAAAAGGGTCATCCAGAAGCTCTTTTGCTGAGAGCCTTAGAGACACGGTGGCCAAGCATTTTTCAACGAATTGACGTATCTCAGGATCCTTCACTTGGTACAAGGCGTCTGGTTTTTTCCCCTAAAAAGTTGATGAAATCAATTGGGAGGACCACAACAGAAAGGGAAGGACAATGGGGGTACAAAAGATATAAGTACTTACAGACATCACTTTCTTGTAGATCTGAGCAGGATGGGTGCACTCACTATATGGGTACTCAAAAGTAACCATTTCTAATATGCACATCCCAAAAGAATATATGTCAACTAATTCATTGTATTCCTCCTCGTATACTTCTGGTGCCATGAACTCAGGCGTTCCTGATCATTACAGACCGATAAACATTTGAGCAAACCAGTTTCCAAGTTGATCATACATTTCAAACATCTAAGTTTAAAGGGACTAAAATCAGTGTAAGAAGTATACCAACACAATGAGCAGCGTGTGATTTTCGCAGAATAGCAGCAAGGCCAAGATCTCCAAGTTTAACTTCTCCTTGGTTTCCATTGATAAATATGTT encodes:
- the LOC132063591 gene encoding probable serine/threonine-protein kinase WNK9, translating into MNGLTHTEPEFSEFVEVDPTGRYGRYNEILGKGASKTVYRAFDEYEGIEVAWNQVKLYDFLQSPEDLERLYCEIHLLKTLKHKSIMTFYTSWVDPANRNINFVTEMFTSGTLRQYRQKHKRVNIRAVKRWCRQILDGLLYLHSHDPPVIHRDLKCDNIFINGNQGEVKLGDLGLAAILRKSHAAHCVGTPEFMAPEVYEEEYNELVDIYSFGMCILEMVTFEYPYSECTHPAQIYKKVMSGKKPDALYQVKDPEIRQFVEKCLATVSLRLSAKELLDDPFLQIDDNESDIRPTESRRELDYMNPLLRKPGRGLDYDRKSFRNGAYNGYCNDYGFDDPNEWASDPNEYEQTGIELFEYNDDDHDEHSADLDITIKGKRREDGSIFLRLRIADKEDRIRNIYFPFDVEYDTALTVATEMVSELDITDQDVTKIADMIDGEISKLEPDWKPGPGIEETPRFANSASFCRNCSSNNSSIGSFMNFLSKNPAAQNLQLAECNGCAATHGRFEEVTYQSNSPRPIISTYSDEPTSSSHINGVHYNLFKMNGFHHTEIWDRHESFECSSVGSEESHSLEEGEKLDHDHSTEGQKESGAKSLVRSLSNPRSLGEIPASNEISEYEHLIEQEMRWLKANYQIKLRELKDQHLGLPPKASKPPTGSSKRKKKKTKNRTSCLETLLKSSDCGKTISSESNGLVTNSCPISVSQRARKCEAIKGSPNVRDMVSTAKSFFTRTLLPNSLHRTTSLPVDAVDI